The Desulfatiglans sp. region AGCAGGTTTCTTACAACACCCAGGTTCTCATGGGGCATGGCTGCCTGTAGTGTCTCAAGCACTGTTTTGTCAGGGATGAGTATATCCATTGAATGCTGGCTGAAATAACCTATATTCACATTTGCCCCGATATTGAGTCTCCCGCCTGAAGGCTCTGTCTGGCCCGCAAGGAGTTTTAAAAAGGTGGACTTGCCTGCCCCGTTAACACCCACAACAGCAATCTTGTCCTGACGTCTTATAAGGCCTGTGCAATTACTGAACACGGTTTTTGGCTCCTTGCCGGGTGTTTCCCATATCTTGGTGAGATTATCAAAACCTGCCACATCCTCGCCTGACCTTGGTGTCTCCCTGAACTCAAACCTTATAACACGCTGGTATTCGGGGATCTCGATTCTCTCTATCTTTTCAATCTTTTTGATGCGTGACTGCACCTGTGCCGCATGGGATGCCCTTGCCTTGAAACGGGCAATAAATTCCTCCTCCTTTGCAAGCATCTCCTGCTGACGCCTGTGGCTTGCAAGGAGCTGTTCCATCCTGATATCCCTCTCTCGGACATAAAAATCATAATTCCCGCTGTATGTTGTAATGGTTTTATTGGCAACCTCAATTATGCGCGACACCACCCTGTTCATGAAATCATGGTCATGACAGGTCATGAGAATGGCCCCTTTATATTCATTGACAAGCCACTCTTCAAGCCAGAGTATGGACTCTATATCCAGGTGGTTCGTTGGTTCATCAAGAAGCAGTACACCGGGGTTCATGGTAAGTATCTTTGCAAGGGATATCCTCATTCTCCATCCCCCGCTGAATGACTCAACAGGCAGGTTATGTTCATCAGGGCTGATCCCAAGCCCGGTAAGGACTGTCTGGGCGCGGTTCTCCAGGTCATAGCCCCCGCGGTGTTCAAACTCTTCGCATGCCTCACCATATTTTTCAAGCAGGCTGGCCATTGCATCATCATCCATAGCGCGAGACATGGCAGCCTCCATCTCTTTCATTGCTTTACCAAGCTTAACCACATCGGATGCAGCAGACATAACCTCAGAAAGGGCTGACCCGCCTTTCATCTCAACAGCATCCTGTGAAAAATATCCGATGGTTATTTTTTTGGCGAAGATGATATCACCGGCATCAGCCTCCTCCGCACCGGTTATAAGCCTGAATATTGTAGTTTTTCCTGCCCCGTTCGGGCCAACAAGGCCGCTCCTGGTGCCAGGCAGTATCTGCATACCGGCATTCTTAAAAAGTACCTGGGTGCCGTGCTGCTTTGAAATGTTTGAAAGATGAATCATGGTTCTACCCTAAAAAAGAGGCAGGACTATCATAATGGGCAACATTAATGCAAGAATAAATCAGGAATGATGGGAAAAAGTTGACCTGAGAACTGTATTTCATAAAATTAAAGTCAAATGACAAAAATCTAAATATCTAACCACGGAGGACACGGAGAGCACGGAGAAAAGCTTAATAAAAATCTCCGTGAACTCCGTGTCCTCCGTGGTAAAAACTATTATTCCTTCTTTTTATAAACAACATGTATATCTGTAATCTTTGTGCCGGGGTACTGGCCGTCCTTATCTTTCTCAATATACTTTACTGTATCCCATATGGTGTTAAGCGCAACAGAGACCCCTATCAACGCCTCCATCTCCACACCTGTTCTAGCCTTTGCTATTACAGTACAGCTTGCATCTATATAGGTATCACTCACTTTATATTCAACGTTGACCATATCAAGGGCTATCTGATGACAGTGGGGTATAAGCAGGTGGGTCTGCTTGGCAGCATTCATGCCGGCCACCTCTGCAATAAGAAGAGGGTCTCCCTTTTTCACCTTTCCTGCCTTTATTGTCTCTATTGTTTTATTTGAAAGATACAGCCTGCCAGAGGCCTCAGCCGTTCTTTTTATCACCGGTTTTTCAGTAATATCAACCATTCCCATAATAATAACCCCTTTTAAAAACTATGAAATAAATATCTCTTCTTTACTTACAGCCTGTTTCTTAATCCTGTTTACCGCCTCAATTAGTGCGGCAAAGACGTTTTCCCTGATATCTCCGCCAATTGCCACAAACATCAGTTCATCACCCACCTTAAGGTGCCCTTCATTCACTTCAACTAAAACTTCAACTATCCCCGGCATACTCTTAATATGAGCTATCACCTTATTGAGTGTCTCCATATCATATTTGACATTTACCGCACTGATATCCCCCCCCTTTCTTGAAAAACCGCGTACAATACCAAGGTGGCTTGCTATCATGCCTATGCCGTCAGCCTTTTCATGATTTTTGATCCTGTTTATTATCTTTTCTATTTCCATAATGGTTCCCTATCTCTTTTCTTTATCCAGATTAAAAAGCCTTTTTGTAATATCAATAAATGTGTCCTTTGATGACCTGGAAGAGATACGTTTTAATGCCAGGATCGGGTCATTTATCATCTTTTCTGTTAACGACAGCGTTAACGTCTCTATAACCTCAATCTGCTCCCCTGTAAGCCCATGAAGCTGAGGCATGCTCCTCCTCAACTCTGCCATGCGTATCTCTTCAATCTTTTCCTTCAATAGCACAATAGTAGGGACAACATCAAGGGTAGAAAACCAGTTTCCGAATTTGATCACCTCTTCTTCGATAATCCTTTCTGCCCTTAATGCCTCCTGCATCCGCTGGGCACTGTTCTCATTAACCACCTCTTTCAAATCATCAATATCATATAAGAAGATGTTTTCAAGGCTGTTCACCTTTGGCTCTATATCCCTTGGAACAGCAATATCGATTATGAAAAGCGGACGATTTTTCCTTTTTCGAAGGATTTTTTTGATCATATCAGCGGTTATAATATAATTCGTGGCCGCGGTTGAGGATATTACAATGTCTGCATTGACAAGCTGCTCCTCCATTTCATCAAAAAACGCGGCCTTTCCACCGATGTTTCGGGCAAGTTCTACAGCCCTTTCAAAGCTTCTGTTTACAACATTAATCTCGGTTATCCCGTTACCAACAAGGTGTTTTGCGGCAAGTTCTGCCATTTCGCCTGCCCCGATAAGCAGGGCTCTCCTGCCTTCAAGCCCATAAAAGATCTTTTTTGCAAGCTCAACCGCTGCATAGCTGATTGAAACAGCAGTCTCCGAGATGCCGGTCTCTGTGCGCACCCTCTTTGCAACCTGGAATGTCTTATGCATGAGCCTGTTAAGTATAACACCCGTTGACCTTCCTTTTACCGCAGCAAGCCTGAATGCCTCCTTGACCTGACCCAGTATCTGGGGCTCACCGATAATCATTGAATCAAGGCTTGATGCTACCCTGAAGATATGTCTTACAGCATCCATATCTTTATGTATATACATATGAGACATGAGCCTTTCAACAGACATTCCGCCTGCCTGTGCCATCAGATCAATAATAACCTTTTCTGCCTGCACCGGGTCACTGGCAGTACAGATGGTCTCAACACGATTACAGGTTGAGATAAATATGCATTCACTAATAATATCTGATCCCCTCATCAGTGCAAGGGTTTCAGCAGGATCAACCTTATCCCCTGAAAGACATTCCCTCAGTTCTACAGGGGCAGATTCATGGTTCATTCCTATATTTATGATACTTATCATGGCAGTTTTGAGCTCCCGCCAAAATCACCAAAACTGTGATAACTGTCAAGCAGGAGGCCTCCTCCCAGAAAGGTGAAGATCAGCATCATAAAACAAAAAATAGACATTATGGCTGATCGTCTTCCCTGCCATCCGACAGCAAGCCTCTCATGCAGAAGAATCGCATAGCAGATCCAGGTGATAAGAGACCAGACCTCTTTAGGGTCCCATCTCCAGTAACTGCCCAGTACCGCTTGTGCATATACAGCGCCTGTGATCATGCCTATGGTAATAAGAGGAAAACCATATACAAGGGAATAGTGGTTTATGGAATCAAGGGTTTCAAGTGAAGGGAGCCTTTTAAAAAGGTTACCCCTTCTCTTTCTTTTTATCTGCCGCTCCTGTACCAGGTACATGACTGATGATACAAAGGCAATAGCAAATATGCCGTCACCAAGGAACATTGGTATAACATGGATCAGGAGCCACAGGTTCTTTAAAACCGGGGGCACTGTATCAGGGATATGGGGTAATGCTGAAGAAAGTATCATTAAAAGTGCAGCAACAGGGGACACAAATGACCCCAGCACCATTAACCTGAATTTTACCTGAAATAAAAGATATGCACCTATAATACTCCATGCAAAAAATGCCAGTGACATCTTTAAATTAACAATCGGGATGGTCCCGAGCGCAATATACCTGTAGATCAGGAACAGAGTCTGGAATAAAAACCCTGCAAACATAACCCAGTATGCATATCTGAAAACAGAGCTGCTCTGCCTGATTATATAAACGATAAAACCGCCTGTTGCGAGGATGATCAGAAAAAGGGCTATACCGGATAAAATATGTTCCATTAGAGCCTCACACCTTCAGGTAATCCTTGATGTCTTCTATTGAAATATCCTGTCCCATGATATCAGACAGTAATTTAGCCGCCTTTTTATGATTGTCTGCCCTGATCGCATCCAGCAGGCCGGAATCCACAATAGAGTGAAACACCCGGCTGTTATCCTTTTGATCGGATGACCTGGAAAGCACTGATTCCCTGACCTTACCCATCATACGCAGAAACAGTTCATACTCAGGGCCAAACAGGGATGAAAGCTCTGCCCTGATCTTTTTTGCAAGGGCGGGGCTCTTTCCTGAGGTGGAAACAGACACGACAAGGTCTCCCCTCCTGATAATGGAAGGGACAATAAAGGAGCAGTCAGCCGGCTGGTCAACGGCATTAATAAGCATACCCTTTGCCTGTGCTGCTTGAGATATCCGGTGGTTAAGCTCAGGGTCATCAGTTGCTGCTATCGCAAGAAACCTGTCCTTTAGAAATACCAGGCTGAATTCCCCGCCAAGGTATTTTACCCTGCCGCTATCAACCAGGGTTTTAAGTTCAGGAGACAATTCACGGGCAACAACACTGACTGATGCGCCATACTCAATAAGCGTTGCAATCTTTCTACCTGCAACAGAACCGCCGCCTACGACAAGAA contains the following coding sequences:
- a CDS encoding molybdenum cofactor biosynthesis protein MoaE, whose product is MEIEKIINRIKNHEKADGIGMIASHLGIVRGFSRKGGDISAVNVKYDMETLNKVIAHIKSMPGIVEVLVEVNEGHLKVGDELMFVAIGGDIRENVFAALIEAVNRIKKQAVSKEEIFIS
- a CDS encoding ABC-F family ATP-binding cassette domain-containing protein; the protein is MIHLSNISKQHGTQVLFKNAGMQILPGTRSGLVGPNGAGKTTIFRLITGAEEADAGDIIFAKKITIGYFSQDAVEMKGGSALSEVMSAASDVVKLGKAMKEMEAAMSRAMDDDAMASLLEKYGEACEEFEHRGGYDLENRAQTVLTGLGISPDEHNLPVESFSGGWRMRISLAKILTMNPGVLLLDEPTNHLDIESILWLEEWLVNEYKGAILMTCHDHDFMNRVVSRIIEVANKTITTYSGNYDFYVRERDIRMEQLLASHRRQQEMLAKEEEFIARFKARASHAAQVQSRIKKIEKIERIEIPEYQRVIRFEFRETPRSGEDVAGFDNLTKIWETPGKEPKTVFSNCTGLIRRQDKIAVVGVNGAGKSTFLKLLAGQTEPSGGRLNIGANVNIGYFSQHSMDILIPDKTVLETLQAAMPHENLGVVRNLLAAFLFSGNTVDKQIKSLSGGEKSRVVLATILSRPVNFLVLDEPTNHLDIQSREILLGILKGFSGTIALVSHDRFFLRSLVDHVFEIDRGEMTHYKGGYEYYLSKTGTDHRAL
- the moaC gene encoding cyclic pyranopterin monophosphate synthase MoaC; the protein is MGMVDITEKPVIKRTAEASGRLYLSNKTIETIKAGKVKKGDPLLIAEVAGMNAAKQTHLLIPHCHQIALDMVNVEYKVSDTYIDASCTVIAKARTGVEMEALIGVSVALNTIWDTVKYIEKDKDGQYPGTKITDIHVVYKKKE
- a CDS encoding glutamyl-tRNA reductase gives rise to the protein MISIINIGMNHESAPVELRECLSGDKVDPAETLALMRGSDIISECIFISTCNRVETICTASDPVQAEKVIIDLMAQAGGMSVERLMSHMYIHKDMDAVRHIFRVASSLDSMIIGEPQILGQVKEAFRLAAVKGRSTGVILNRLMHKTFQVAKRVRTETGISETAVSISYAAVELAKKIFYGLEGRRALLIGAGEMAELAAKHLVGNGITEINVVNRSFERAVELARNIGGKAAFFDEMEEQLVNADIVISSTAATNYIITADMIKKILRKRKNRPLFIIDIAVPRDIEPKVNSLENIFLYDIDDLKEVVNENSAQRMQEALRAERIIEEEVIKFGNWFSTLDVVPTIVLLKEKIEEIRMAELRRSMPQLHGLTGEQIEVIETLTLSLTEKMINDPILALKRISSRSSKDTFIDITKRLFNLDKEKR
- a CDS encoding bifunctional precorrin-2 dehydrogenase/sirohydrochlorin ferrochelatase translates to MAYYPIMVDLRGREVLVVGGGSVAGRKIATLIEYGASVSVVARELSPELKTLVDSGRVKYLGGEFSLVFLKDRFLAIAATDDPELNHRISQAAQAKGMLINAVDQPADCSFIVPSIIRRGDLVVSVSTSGKSPALAKKIRAELSSLFGPEYELFLRMMGKVRESVLSRSSDQKDNSRVFHSIVDSGLLDAIRADNHKKAAKLLSDIMGQDISIEDIKDYLKV
- the ccsB gene encoding c-type cytochrome biogenesis protein CcsB, translating into MEHILSGIALFLIILATGGFIVYIIRQSSSVFRYAYWVMFAGFLFQTLFLIYRYIALGTIPIVNLKMSLAFFAWSIIGAYLLFQVKFRLMVLGSFVSPVAALLMILSSALPHIPDTVPPVLKNLWLLIHVIPMFLGDGIFAIAFVSSVMYLVQERQIKRKRRGNLFKRLPSLETLDSINHYSLVYGFPLITIGMITGAVYAQAVLGSYWRWDPKEVWSLITWICYAILLHERLAVGWQGRRSAIMSIFCFMMLIFTFLGGGLLLDSYHSFGDFGGSSKLP